A region from the Oncorhynchus clarkii lewisi isolate Uvic-CL-2024 chromosome 8, UVic_Ocla_1.0, whole genome shotgun sequence genome encodes:
- the LOC139415656 gene encoding ubiquitin-like FUBI-ribosomal protein eS30 fusion protein encodes MQLFLRAQNTHTLEVTGQETVRDVKVHVQSLEGLLVEDQVLLLAGSPLEDASSLVECGISEHCTLEVAGRLLGGKVHGSLARAGKVRGQTPKVDKQEKKKKKTGRAKRRIQYNRRFVNVVPTFGKKKGPNANS; translated from the exons ATGCAGCTCTTCTTGCGTGCCCAGAACACTCACACCCTTGAggtgacaggacaggagactgtccgAGATGTCAAG GTTCATGTCCAGAGTCTGGAGGGTCTCCTAGTGGAGGACCAGGTGTTGTTGCTGGCCGGCTCCCCCCTGGAGGATGCTTCCTCTCTGGTGGAATGTGGCATCTCTGAGCACTGCACCCTGGAGGTGGCCGGCAGACTGCTGGGAG GAAAGGTCCATGGCTCCCTGGCCCGTGCCGGTAAAGTGAGGGGACAGACACCCAAG GTTGACAaacaggagaagaagaaaaagaagactgGTCGTGCCAAGCGCCGCATCCAGTACAACAGGCGCTTCGTCAATGTTGTGCCCACCTTCGGCAAGAAGAAGGGCCCCAACGCCAACTCCTAA
- the LOC139415336 gene encoding peptidyl-prolyl cis-trans isomerase FKBP3-like: MAAELTREWSDEQLKSDDLSKKDVIKFIQDNAAHSFLAEHKLMGNIKNVAKTAKKEQLIIAYNDLFESKRFLGSEPIEDVTEHVKNVKIDDKPKEVVEVADEGPPKFFKSVLKKGDKTNFPKKGDNVSCWYTGSLEDGTVFDTNIPATARKKKQSKPLSFKVGLGRVIRGWDEGILTMSKGETAKLEIEPEWAYGKKGLPDSKIPPNAKLIFEVELVAVD; encoded by the exons ATGGCGGCTGAATTGACCAGAGAGTGGAGCGATGAGCAGCTCAAAAGTGATGATCTATCCAAAAAAGACGTTATTAAGTTCATTCAGGACAATGCGGCCCACTCG TTTCTTGCCGAGCACAAGCTGATGGGAAATATCAAGAATGTTGCAAAAACGGCAAAGAAAGAGCAACTGATTATTGCCTACAACGACTTGTTTGAGAGCAAG AGGTTTTTAGGGTCGGAACCCATTGAAGATGTGACGGAGCATGTGAAAAATGTGAAGATTGACGACAAGCCCAAAGAAGTCGTGGAAGTCGCGGACGAG GGTCCTCCTAAGTTCTTCAAGTCTGTGCTGAAGAAAGGAGACAAGACTAACTTCCCTAAGAAGGGAGACAATGTGAGCTGTTGGTACACTGGCTCCCTGGAGGACGGCACGGTGTTCGACACCAACATCCCTGCAA ctGCCAGAAAGAAGAAACAGAGCAAGCCACTGAGCTTCAAAGTTGGCCTGGGCCGGGTCATCAGAGGG TGGGATGAAGGCATCCTAACGATGAGCAAAGGTGAGACGGCCAAACTGGAGATTGAACCAGAATGGGCCTACGGGAAGAAGGGACTTCCTGACTCAAA AATCCCACCCAACGCAAAGCTGATCTTCGAGGTCGAGCTGGTGGCTGTGGATTAA